The following are encoded in a window of Cyprinus carpio isolate SPL01 chromosome B18, ASM1834038v1, whole genome shotgun sequence genomic DNA:
- the bloc1s6 gene encoding biogenesis of lysosome-related organelles complex 1 subunit 6 codes for MDRQEEEEETVCVDEQTVERLTEGFLSHYLPELCSSKRALQELTQNQVILLDTLDQEVAKLRECNATIDLNALFTEAKVYQSKLVNIRREMMVLHEKTSRLKKRALKLQQHKQKEDLEREQQRERELERERHLIAKPAKPH; via the exons atggacagacaggaggaggaagaggagacag tgtgtgtggaTGAACAGACGGTGGAGCGTCTAACAGAAGGGTTTCTCTCTCACTATCTGCCGGAGCTGTGCTCCTCTAAACGAGCGCTGCAGGAGCTGAC ACAGAACCAGGTGATTCTGCTGGATACGCTGGATCAGGAAGTGGCCAAGCTCCGCGAGTGCAACGCCACGATCGATCTGAACGCGCTG TTCACAGAGGCCAAAGTTTATCAAAGCAAACTGGTGAACATCCGCAGAGAAATGATGGTTCTGCACGAAAAGACGAGCAGACTGAAG aAGCGAGCGCTGAAGCTGCAGCAGCACAAGCAGAAGGAGGATCTGGAGCGcgagcagcagagagagagagagctggagcgAGAGAGACACCTCATCGCCAAACCTGCCAAACCGCACTGA